GAAGGAACAGATGAGtatgcattatttaattatttcattgatctaaaaagtatttttagttttctatgcagtaaacataatttatgaatattgttCATATGTCATTTGTATAACTTCATTTCAGAAATGCATGCGTTTATGAAGATGATTTTACTTGGGCGACCAAGGAATTGTTTTTATCACTGAAGCCCCATGTTGAAATTAATGTGGGTGTAATTAACGCGTGGGCTTCACACCTGAACAACAGAGAAAATGAAAGGCCAACAACATCACTTTCACGCTTTTTCATGAGTACATCTCCATGTGTaagtaatattaaattatatgtaaactGTTTGAGTCAGATGTCTCCCtaaccaaaaattttaaatgcagAACTTCAATGTAACAAATCGGCAGGAAAATTGGGATGCTTCGACAGCAAagagaaattttatttctcagaTAGATAATGAGGTTGAAAGAAGATTATTGGCTTCTCTGCGCGTGATTGGGATATCGGCTTCTCTGCGCGTAGTCTGAAGATTATCCAAATACTCAGGGGAAGATATTGTTGCACGATGATTGCATCAATTTACAATAACCAGAGATCGCCAATGTTACAACTAGCTCATGATTGGATGGAAGCAAACATGGACAAATTGTATAAGCTAAACAACAAATACAAGAAGTTGTTTAGTTGTAGAAAGAGGAAGTGAACAAAAACAGATTTTAATGTTTGATGTTaacttatcttttggattggttttaaaatgattattatgCATTCTGACTTTTGAAATTAGCAGTTATAACAAATGTTAATAAGTTCaacaaattgtattgaaatgtAAACAACTTGATTGAAATATCAGCAACCtataacaaaatgtcaacagcttgtataaagtgtcaacaacttggaaaataaatattatgtcaacaacttaaaattgacataattatattagttgttgacatggctagtacatgtagttgacatgacttacaATTGTTGTCAACATGTTTTCTATGTATTGTtcacatggcttgtacgtgtagttgacatggcttgaaacatagttgacatgactggTATGTGCggttgacacgatatgtaccgtagttgacatgactggTATGTGCGGTTGACACGATgtgcaccatagttgacataattatattagttgttgacatggccagtatatatagttgacatgatttttaattgttgacaTGTGCACCTTAAAAACATGATGGAGCACGAAAGCAAGGCAGAGTCCAAGTTGTACTAAAAAGTCAACTacttataaccaaatgtcaacacCTTGTATAAAGGTGTACAACTCAGAaaacaaaacttaaaattaaaaaaacagaatcaTAAAATAGATGTCAACAGAGAGTAAAATCAgatatcaacaactaacaagaaaatgtcaataatttgtagtctatgtcaacaactaaaaaacaatCATGTCTCCTTTCTGCCACAACTTCTAGCATTATGATCAGTAATTTTATGACACTTTCCACAACGCCTATGaggtttatttgctttttcaaTTGCTTTCTCTATGCTTGACTTAATCTTGCTTTTCTTGTCACTTGCACCTCCTTTTGTACTAACCACATCTGGAGCATGTGCAGTTATTTCTTCAGGTACAACAATACCATATATGTTCAtgattgaatcatttttatcaatagACGACGATCCAGCACAGTCATCTTTAAAGATTTGAGGACCAATACCCGCAAGCAAATTATCCAAAGCAATCAAATGATCTTTATTCCTAAAAGCACGCTGATATAGACCAAAGTAACGACCATGACACCTGTTAGCAATCTGTAGTTTGTCATCTTTGTTAGAACCTGCAcacatataaaatgtcaacagcctATATAAGATGTCAACAGCCTATATAAGATATGTCAACAGCTTAAATAACACATGCTAAAACTTAAACTGAAATATCTATAGAAAATAGTTTGAATACCTCTGTCAGACGCACTATCATCACTCGTGAGACCATGAACTGCCTTTAGTAATTCACTTTTAAGCCAACGGTTACCAACATATTTCTTTGGAATATTGTTGACATCTTTGTTTCTGAGGATGAAGAAAAGGTGGCTGCATAGATAACCACACCTTAAAAATagtttacactcacattcatATGACTCAGTCTCTATCTCATGTGTAACTGTAAAGGTCTTCTTTCTAGCATCAGAAACTTTGAAGACCTCGATATTCTCCAATGTGGACATGCTAATCATCCGACAACTCTTATCAGCCTCAGCAATAAATTCTTGTACCACTCTAAACATCCTATCTGTGTATACAGATGCCAATTGCTTCTCAAATGCTAAATCAGTGACATATTTTGGAGTGATTACAGAATCATAATAGTCAAGCCTTTCAGTTTGATTCCTTTGAGCATCAATGGCATTATTATACTGAAGAGTGAAGTCAGCAAAATTAAACAACGGTTTCGAGTACCTCTTAAAAAAACTGTTTTCAGATTCTGAAAAAGATGTTGTTCTCATTAAAGAACCCATAGGAACATCTCTAAAGAAGGCTGGGATCCACATATGTTTAATAGCAAACATATCCTTAAACCATTTATGATCTTCTACACCATATTTTTCAACAATACTAGTCCATAATATATCAAACTCATCCGGATCTAACAACTCTGACCAAACACAAGACTTAAACTCCTTACTAAACTTTTCTCTATCAGAAATAGATTTAGGTATCTTCTCAAACAACTTGCTCATAATATGCCACATGCACAAACGATGCCTTGTACCAggtaataccttctcaatgGCAAGCCTCATTCCCCAATCTTGGTCAGTGATTATGATTCTTGGAGCAACACCCATGCATTCAACAAATACAGTGAAAAGCCATGAAAATGCATCACAATTCTCACCGGATACGAAACCAGCTCCAAACGCAATAGGACACCCATGATTGTCTTTCCCGGTAAATGGACCAAACACCATACGATACCTATTgaacaaatacatcaacacaAAACATCAATAATGTCAATTATAGGTATATGCTATGTCAACTATTAAATCAGAAATGATGCAAAGTACAAATGTATCCTATGTCAACTACCATATCAACTACTATCTATGTCAATTActaagtataataaataaactaccTGTTTGTTGAATATGTTGTATCAAATGCTACAACATCTCCAAACATGTGGTAATGCTTCCGAGACTCAGCATCAGACCAGAATAAGCTCACTAACTTATTATCTTCAGGTGataattgatatttgtaaaaaaaccCTTCAcaaattctcttcttctcttgcATCTGATTTAGGATCATTTGCACATCCacttcttttaatttctctttaataTCACGTGAACAATTCCTAACATCAGTCAACGTACACCCAACAACATCATAACCACCGAAAAACTCCTTTAATAAGTTAAAAGTAGAGGTAGGACCGATGTTAGCTTTGGTGCAATCTTCAACAAACTTGTGATGAACATCATTCAAACTGCGATTACCTTTCATAAATCTCTTATGATCTTTGTCAACCATAGCATGATTGTGTTCCTCAACAAACTGATGCACAAGGTAATACTTATcaccaaaatcagaaaaaaacttaaaactaatTCTCGCTCCACATCCACACCTTTTGGTGCCACGTCTACGTCTCTTCTTTGAAGAtacttcatcatcatcagacACATTACCATCCTCAGATACACTAACATCAACATCCAACGAATCTACTGTATGAAATCCTTGTCTATTGCAAACAACatactgaaaaataataacaccACCACTAGACCTATTTCCAAATCTTCGACAATCAAAATAACACTCCTGAGCATACTTTTCATAAAAGGAAATTCCTTCCTCAAGGGAAGAAAATTTTTGACCTTCATAAGGCCTCAACTCAGGCTTGCAAATTGGAATAACAGACCCTACAACATAGAATATTTACCAaggaacataaatcatgtcaacagattttcaagtcatgtcaacagagcataaatcaacaacataaCACCTTTAGTTATCTCTAAAGAGGTGGCTGAactcttgtaaaattcttagacaattgttataagttatgtaagccaaaatatcagaacatgcttcaaattaccaggatcaaaatgtccagtttaattagaatacaccaattcaaacacacgatgtcaacagaatatttaacaagtaacataaatcatgtcaacagagcataaatcaccaacataacacaacaaaataatgttaatgaaacagaatgtccacaaagagcataacaacaacacagaatatttaccaagtaacataaatcatgtcaacagattttcaagtcatgtcaacagagcataaatcaccaacataacacaaaaaaatcatgttaatgaaaatcaaaccaaactacCTCCACCATTCGTAAATCATGTCatcagattttcaagtcacgTCAACGCAAATCAAGAGACTTACGTAAATTACCCCTATAGTTATCTCTAAATAGGTGGCTGCactcttgtaaaattcttagacaattgttataagttatgtaagcCAATATATCAGAACATGCTTCAAATTACCAAGATCAAAATGTccagtttaattagaatacaccaattcaaacagacgatgtcaacagaataattaacaagtacacataaatcatgtcaacagagcataaatcacaaacataacacaacaaaataatgttaatgaaacagaatgtccacaaagagcataacaacaacacagaatatttaccaagtaacataaatcatgtcaacagattttcaaatcatgtcaacagagcataaatcaccaacataacacaacaaaataatgttaatgaaacagaatgtccacaaagagcataacaacaacacagaatatttaccaagtaacataaatcatgtcaacagattttcaagtcatgtcaacagagcataaatcaacaacataacacaacaaaataatgttaatgaaacagaatgtcAACAAAGAGCTCATAACCCATACATCTCCCTTGAATGCTCATAACTGATTAAGAAAAAGGGTTTAACAGTGTGCACCTAAAATATCCATACATTCCAAACTCAACCATGTTTCTCAACCTTCTCAGGCTTTATGGTCTTTTGCTTAGCCAATAActaaccaatttttttatgtcaagTTAAGGACTCTCATCATGGTTATATCATATGGACTTTTACATTCAAGAAAATCCAACCAAAGATTGATCCACTTAGACTAACGTTTATTTCCTCGGTCAAGAATTAATGAGCTGATTTCTCAAGTAGCTTCAATTAAAGCAGAAAATTACCCCTATAGTTATCTCTAAAGAGATGGCTGCactcttgtaaaattcttagacaattgttataagttatgtaagccaaaatatcagaacatgcttcaaattaccaggatcaaaatgtccagtttaattagaatacaccaattcaaacacacaatgaatatttaacataaatcatgtcaacagagcataaatcaacaacataacacaacaaaataatgttaatgaaacagaaaatCAACAAAGAGCATAGCAACAACACAGAATATTTATCAAGCAacataagtcatgtcaacagagaataaatcaccaacataacacaaaaaaatcatgttaatgaaaatcaaaccaaactacCTCCACCATTCGTCGACGTAGACTCGgaataagatgaagaatccATCAAATAACACTTAGCTGTTGATTACGAACTGAAATCGAACCTaaagatgagagaaaaaaaaaactaattaggaACAAATTTGACTGGGCATCAACAAATAAAGGataaaaacagaatcaaaGTCGGTAAAATCGACcgaaaaacgtcaaaatcaacaaagaaatCCGTCGAACAGGTCGTCTgtttttcgaaaattgaatCGCAAATCAGGTATCGTTGAAATCGTTGAAACCGTCTGAGTCTAATTTTgcaaatcaattgaatcataaaTCGTTAAAATAGATTCAATGAGAGATATGATTCAATCGTTGAAATCTCAGCAGAATCGCCGATCAAAGatgaaagatgaagaagaaccCTAAATTATAACGCGAAAAGACAGTTTTaccctttcatattaaattaatctaataatatttattgtgtggcaaaatctggaccactcatttaataaaaatgagtggctgatattgcatctcatttctcaattagcctaaataatctcaatgaGTGATCAATTGATcatgatttgatattttgtggttaatgatctaggcctttaatttgaatatctaatggctattattgagttgtagttagcaattaagcattgagttagcaatataacactcccctatatatatatatatatagggatgtactaagatgacaaccctctttattgtaacaccataccaccattttaggccattggatctgaaaatcgtgtgcttgtcatgctgccacgtgtaaaaacacggaggggtaaaataggaaatttctaattttacgttaccagattgcagtgttgttcattaaatattgcagtcttagtattgcagtttaccacgactgcaatatctaatgcagtagactgcaatatctaatactgtacactgcaaacccgtgttttttcacgaaacttaatcctaggcgtccataaacgagatctaacggactatattggtggtatggtgttatcctatctatggtggcaccctagtgcacccccatatatatatatatatatattatatatatagatatatatatatatatatatatatatataggggagtgatcaattgctaactcatcatttaattgctaactacaactaatttaaggccacatgattttaaaaaacatgtggtctacaatttgccacgtgtaattttcatttttattaattaaatcgaaaaaaaaaatgccaaattagggttttggatgaaaatgtcaatatagtgtttcgaaaatatcaacacaatgctttgagaatgtcaacacaaatttaggattgacattgtatatgctttatattgacatattatcttagttgtattgacattagcctgtgtacgaaaaatacgaaaattctagattttttttttcaaattttgacgtcggaacatatgcatgtagtatatcgttggaatccttataaaattatctttaatttgatatatgttatatgaatttaaagttttgggatttcttttaaaagttagttataactaacttgacattaatacccctattgatattttttggaattaatcctatgaccttattgacgttttttgttgatcgtattgacatttcgtggttgatgatctaggcctttaatttgaatatctaatggctattattgagttgtagttagcaattaagcattgagttagcaatataacactcccctatatatatatatagagttgtgatcaatgtcgaaccaattttaaagatcgaactagagaccaaatctgggccattagatctaatttttttgatgagatgtgctgctgtgaaaattttttcggcttcattacaagcccattttacttcattgtataggttcattacttcattctgtacgtaataccttgaaactataacatgtttttacttgcttccaataggttttgaaatgattcaacatatgcttcattcaaattcattgacgtgggtttttgcttaattaacatttaaaaatgcaatttattcaagtgagtttattacttcattcagaaacgttattacttcattggataagatttttactttattccagtaggacttcaaatgcttctacatatacttcattccaataatttattacattattccatgtgtttattaaaccatattagcacCATGGCagttggtgatagatattgtagagagaaagaacggcacgcgacggcgaaaccacatttacgtactggaatgaagtaaaaacctactgaatgaatgaagtaaaaacctactagaatgaagtaaaaacctactagaatgaagtaatatattctggaacgaagttaaattttcgtaacatgttagtatgacttatttaccttcggatgaattaaaataggctcgtgatgaaggcgaaaataatttataaatttatgtatcttatccataaaaaactagatctaaaagccctaatttgatagggttcggtggttcggtctttaagagtggatttgtggataatgagactctctctctctctctctctatatatatatatatatatatatggacgtgatcatatcataacccatatttatggtgataacctaataaccctcattttatggacgaaaaatatcattttatagaacataatatcattttatggaaaaaagtatcattttatgcatgctgaaaaaatatcattttatcgtgtataaatatcatttttagtaaaaatgatacttttgacccataaaatgatagggttattaggttatcacataaatatgagttatgatatgatcgcacccatgtatatatatatatagtcatattaaccacaaatccacCCTTAATGTGACGCCCCGGAAATTCGTTCCCTTCTTTCGAGATATATCGGATTTATTAGcgtaattaatttcatttagaAGATGTGTAATCGTACTTTCCTCGTTTTTTTCGAATTTGGAGTAATGCAAGTATTTTTCGTTGgatgaaataaagtgcaaAGAAATTTTGTGTCAAGGATAAAAGTAAAGCTATGcttttattagataaataattGAGGAACAAATTACACAAGAATGTCGAAGAATTTATTCACATAGTGCTTACATAAGTGAAAGTGACAATACACTCTTATATTACAACTCTTCTCTAGAGACTCTAAATTacatgaaaatggaaagtatGACTATGGTTTCCAAACCAACAA
The nucleotide sequence above comes from Salvia hispanica cultivar TCC Black 2014 chromosome 5, UniMelb_Shisp_WGS_1.0, whole genome shotgun sequence. Encoded proteins:
- the LOC125189787 gene encoding uncharacterized protein LOC125189787 translates to MDSSSYSESTSTNGGGSNKDDKLQIANRCHGRYFGLYQRAFRNKDHLIALDNLLAGIGPQIFKDDCAGSSSIDKNDSIMNIYGIVVPEEITAHAPDVVSTKGGASDKKSKIKSSIEKAIEKANKPHRRCGKCHKITDHNARSCGRKET